In one window of Erwinia tasmaniensis Et1/99 DNA:
- the mlaA gene encoding phospholipid-binding lipoprotein MlaA: protein MNYRLTGLALASVLMVGCASSPTADEPAGRSDPLEGFNRTMFNFNYNVLDPYVVRPVAVVWRDYLPLPARNGLSNFTSNLGEPASMVNYFIEGNPYKAMVHFNRFFLNTLLGMGGLIDVASMANPKLAKEENRAFGSTLGHYGVGYGTYVEVPGYGGFTPREDLGGLVDYVYPPFSWLTWWMSAGKWVVEGIETRAQLLDSDAVVRNSNDPYAFMRAAYFQHHDFLASDGKLIPQENPNAAAIQNDIGDIDSQ from the coding sequence ATGAACTATCGCCTGACGGGCTTAGCGCTGGCAAGCGTACTGATGGTGGGCTGTGCCAGTTCGCCAACGGCTGATGAACCAGCAGGGCGCTCCGATCCGCTGGAAGGCTTCAACCGAACCATGTTCAATTTTAACTACAACGTGCTGGACCCGTATGTTGTGCGTCCGGTTGCGGTGGTATGGCGTGATTATTTGCCGCTTCCTGCCCGTAACGGACTGAGCAATTTCACCAGCAACCTCGGCGAACCTGCCTCAATGGTCAACTATTTCATTGAAGGGAATCCGTATAAGGCGATGGTCCACTTCAACCGCTTCTTCCTTAATACCCTGTTAGGGATGGGCGGACTGATTGACGTCGCGAGCATGGCTAATCCGAAATTGGCAAAAGAAGAAAACCGCGCGTTCGGCAGTACCCTCGGCCATTACGGCGTGGGTTACGGCACCTATGTAGAAGTTCCGGGTTACGGTGGCTTTACGCCGCGTGAAGACCTGGGGGGACTGGTGGATTATGTTTATCCGCCGTTCAGCTGGCTGACATGGTGGATGTCTGCCGGTAAGTGGGTGGTGGAGGGAATTGAAACCCGTGCCCAGCTGCTGGACTCAGATGCCGTGGTCAGAAACTCAAACGATCCCTATGCATTTATGCGCGCAGCCTACTTCCAGCATCATGATTTCCTCGCCAGCGACGGCAAGTTAATTCCGCAGGAAAACCCCAACGCGGCGGCGATCCAAAACGATATCGGCGATATTGATTCACAGTAA